In the Populus trichocarpa isolate Nisqually-1 chromosome 8, P.trichocarpa_v4.1, whole genome shotgun sequence genome, agggaGAAAAAGTcaattagaggaaaaaaaactcgagtcaatcaAATTAACTCGTCTAACCTGCAGTTTAGGTCATGAAATTAGAATAGCCTCgtaaaaagtaatttgaaaaatattttgaagctCAATAACTaataaacctaatattgaagtaTGGAATTAATATTGAAGAATTGATTAAAAAGAGGACACAAATATTAACTTGAAtcaactcgagtcatgagatatagataacctcataaaaaacaaaccgaaacaaatcacaaaacctAATTCCCAAATAACCCaatatttaatgatgaaattgataaaaaaaatcaattagaaaaataaaaaaaaacttgagtcaaccgaGTTAATCCGTTAAACCCGTTGTTTGGGTCATGAAACTAGGATAGtctaattaaaagtaaattaaaaaaaaattaagctcgATCTCTAATTAACCTTAtactaaaagatgaaattgcaattgaatacatatatattggagaaaaaaaatattattcaattaaatagtattttgtgaggaatAGTAGGATAAAATCTCCTTTTAGTTATAGCTTATAAGACCCAGCTCAAGGACCAACATAGCCTAAGGTTGAGGTTGTGAGTTAAGTTGGATTAGTTtggatcaatttattttttaatatataaaaaatcctaaaatagtattaaaaaaaaaacaacatggttTTTCCATTCACTTGTACGTAAAGAAAGTTTCAGGTTGCCTGATTTACATgtcgggtcaaaccatgtcttATGACTATGTTTTTAAGTCAttaatttttgtgatttaaCGAGTTCATCTATGCTCCTTGTAACTATAATTGGATAATTATACTGATAgcacattaattttataaattatctcaataaaatacatggattttcatttatatttttgagcACACTAATCTTTCATATTTATAATCAAATACAAGGAGCATAACATAAACTATCTGGTGCGAGTACATAGACTATAATCTTTCTTAGTTTGTAGACCGAACTTTTTTGACAAAGCCACCTAAATATCaacgtcgatttttttttatttttttaaagaaaaatgacCGTCCAAAACCATTTTCTTTCGAGATGGGAACAGGAGAAGAGTCTCGAAGCCAATCCAAGAAGAATTGGACGCCattgatattatatttaatgaacaaaaatatctaaaattaaaataaaccctTTTAAgacgaaaaaatatttttatttaatggcgAGCTATCCAAGTTCTACGACAaagttaaaaactattttatgattactaaaactaataaataaattactaatataaCTTAAGATATttactatttaaataaaataaatagaaaaccaAGCCaatgactgtttttttttttataaaaaataatattctggATTATATAGAGAAATACATGAATCTAGCGTGAAAAATACGTTTTTAAGATAATctagagggaaaaaaatcattttaattaatatataaatatactcATTCGATACGCTTTGTTGtagaataaaaaagttattggtTCCCGAGAAAGCAACAAACCTCAAGGTTGGAATGTTGAGGCCGAATGGCCTGCCTGGTCGGCCGGTTGCACCTACCTTGACGTGGTGTTTGTCTTTACAATggcctgtattttttttaaaaaatgttttttatatattaatattattttaatatattaatattaaaaataaaattttaaaaattatatattattttaactaacaataatttattttaaaaaacaaccataaaacaCTACCTCCAATCCGCACTCCACGAATTAAAGTATTTAGCAAgtaaaattgtgtttttcttgttataGGTGTGCTCTCTGTATAAAACGAATTGATTGAATTCTAAGTAGATTTGACTTGATAATTTTGAGATTAAATCTTTCacactcttttttattatgttttttcattaaattgttgaatttaaattgaatgaatataatttaatatgtaatGAAAATAGAGATAATCCAActcgttattttatttttattatttaattaaaattatttaattcaaaattaatgtttAGATTTGAAATGTGAatgagaaaattcaaatttgtatCTATCAATATTATAActgtagatatttttttactcaatgaaaaaattattttaacaacccatttatattttaatatatttaatattaatacttttgatttttttaagaaaaattactgagaaaagtttaattggtgaaaaaactaatttttaaaccATTTAGTTTAATGTTTTGACTCTTTTAATAGATATgtatgaatgattttttttactcatttggCTCTCCTATTTGtacagaaaaatcaagaaaataaattaaaaataataatttttattttatttttagctctTGCATTAAAGAAGAAGCCCTAAGCAATTGATCCGCTGTAAATAATCGgtgaataaattattctaaactCCCTTCAATTACGAAAGGGCTCCTTACACTGCAAAAGTATTTCCTcagacccttttttttattaaacaaaaaaaaaaagggcaagaaaaggaaggaggaggaggttcCGCAAAATACGCTGTCTCGTTTGTCGTATCTGCTCACATGTTTGCCAATCAGTCTGCACCTGATTCAGCTTCCTAGTACACCGTACACGTGACACGTGAGCGATAATCGCGTCCCTGTCTTTATTGAGcggtttcaattttattttttattttttttcgttcaAGACGATACGAAAGCGTAAAGGAGATGAGACGAAAACAGATCTGTCTCTGACTCTCTGTTAAtagtttaaaagataaaatgagcGTGTCCGCATCATATTTTATCTGTGGTGTATGAAATGTGTAAAAGTCTCTTTTACCCTTAtattgttttatcatttttataataCATGTATCCGAAACACtagacaaaatatttttgtcttgttacccatatatcatttttataatatatgtatctgaaatatttttataatatatgctTTACTTATTCAGTGATTTTTTaatggtagttttttttttcttttatcacattccgtttattttgtaattgttttagttttgtatttaaatttcaaaaaatattcattaattatttttgtttttagtgtagctttagaaaatatatcgtttatgtaatttatatataatttacttttgttaatttatattttattgatataaattaGGAAGAAATTATAATCCACTTtagttggttaatttttttcaattttcatttgatGGGGTGATAAAGAAAAATCTATAATACAAGTGTATAACAGTATAagtaggaatttttttttaaaaaaaattatatgtaaaaaaaatagatcagtcaagaaaaaaaaagaaaaaaaattaggtttttactTAAGAAGACATATCAACGTGtggtttatttttatactttttagaaAGTCTTGTTGGTTTCTAGAAAGACtcaccaaaaattattttttttttaatgaaatatatgaaAACACTCTCCTAAATATTCTAAACTTATACacgatcttaaaaaaaaaaaaaattaaccaacaaATCAACgcaaaaaatcaatctaaaattttttagaattaaaacttcaaatccCATAGATaaattgtgtaattttttttttgtatagttttgaaatccagCCCGGTTCAGTGTTGACCTGGGACTTGATCGATCCAGGACTAAAAACAAAtcgaattgaaaaaattaattaaaaaaaaatctaatataagCTGATTGATCTGATGAAAACTTAAAACCCAGACCTTAATTTGTTATCCGTGAATTCCCCGTGAcgaaagtttttatttaatggtaTTCTTGGCCGGTTTTGTGACCGGACGGATTTTGTCAGGCCAAGTCTTATCTCTTTGCTCTGTaacatctttctctctcttcttattaatatttctttatttctgtagtattttgttttatatctaTGGGCCTTTCAAATCCAGTCATCAAAGTTGAAtggcataaaaaataatggttcagtaaggatattttttttgaataaaaatatatattttttattaatatagatgtttggATCAGCCTgcatgtacctcgactaatttcacgtatcttaaaattaataatcatataagtATCCAGTgatcctaaaatttataaaactccaACTACCcacctttaaaaaaacaaatctaaaattttatcaattaaattgtactttttataattacaaaaatattatttttgcttttgggACATATCCactgtattattttaatgtgtttaactATATTGGTTCTAGTTCCAACATTCACCGCACAAGTCATAATGAATTACAGGATGTGGAAAAATCTATGTACACGTGCCTTCATTTGGGTTATGATAGGGAGATTGTGTTTTTGCCCTTCGCTCAGGAAAACAAATGGACTGGAGTTGGAAGGGTAAAGGAGTCTTTTTACaagatttatttgttattttaaaacttttcaatggtacttcacttttttttttttttcaataataatgcTGTCACTGAGTAATTTGGTAAgttgattgataaaaaataaaaaaatagaaaagatggtGACGTGTTTGTGGAACGCGTCCATGGGTAAGTTACTCTGTTGTCTTTCTAGCATTGTTTGCGTGGTGGCTCATGATGGGTTAAAATATATTTCCTTTGTGTTTTCTGATTGGCGGTGTTGGGGCCAGCTTTCTTGGGtgatgttctctctctctctctctctctttttcatgTCTACCTTTACAGTATTTTACAATAgcgttcaatttatttttctacttgttattttttttattttaattaacttgtagaattgagattttttttaattttattatttattgattttttaaatttaatatttagtctccattatttttattttcatttattttatttgggatagtttctaaaattatttttttcttacaatttcattctcctttattatatttacatgtcaaattttatccttattatttattgttgttttggttgttattttttaattttcataagttttttaaattgatttttttatttgatccttcGGTAttacattgagtttttttattgatcacaGGTCTAGAATTTATTGGGTTATCAATTTGAGAGATTAACCCAAGTTtagaaaattcattttgattcatttgttgttgtttttttcctttttttttatattaaacacATGTTTTTAAGCCTCGTCATTTGATATAATTGGAtattgagattcataatttttttttcttcatataagatttttcattaatttaaaaatgactcgagttatcttagatttttttattttttgttctttgcttGATCTAGCTTCCTTTCaaggaaatattttttgaattaaattaatttaattgcttAATAttcattagaaaatatataattcattatGTCACTGTctacatttattttaatattttttgaaggttaaaaaaatttgtcGACCCGCAGCGTAGCTTAAggcaaaatttattttattttatattttttttaagtttatgtttttgttagttttaccattcaacatttgatttatttagcgATTgagcactattttttttttatttcactgatttaaaaaaaaaacctggttaTTTAagggtctttttatttatcttttattgttaatttttttaactgtatTTGCGTTGAATCTGGAAGCCAtttctgaagtttttttttttcttgtttttattttctttcgcAACGTGGTCCGATTCCTGCCTATTTATCATCTGTTGCTTTCTCTATCGCATCAGATTTTACTTCCTTGCGAGGAAGCCATCACTGTCTCAGGCCACAACCTCACTCACACTCCACGCTATCTCCCACCAGTTTTCCCAGCCCAATTATGCATCTTCCGCTTCTTAAATTCCCAACACTCCAACCTGACTGTcgtgactattttttttttatttttcaaagtcaaaactacgttatttattttgtaaatcaacaaattattgttcgtgttttaattaaattacaaattgtttttttaattaaattatttattgttcgtgttttaaatcaacaaattccacttttttttttttttttgcgaaaTCACACATCAATAAAGTTTTGATGTGTGATTGATGAAAACTTTATTAAGGCTCTGTTTGGTCAAGTAcagttaaaaatgttaaaataaaaacatagatttgatgtcttttcaactcattttcacTTTCAAAACCATtgcaaaacaaatacaaaggCCACAATAGCAATTTCCCCGATGCGACAATTCATtgatgtttctatttttatttccaGTTCAGGCAACATTTGTCTCTTTTATCTGAAAATTCTTACCGGAAACAACgaagaagaaaagcaaagaCGAcgacgacaaaaaaaaaaagattccgaGTTCTCAGGCAACAGCTCCAGAGACgaaaaagaattatttgtgcCCCATGATCACATACAACGTAGACACGTTCCCTCACCAATTCCTTAAAGTGTGTCTGAGAATGTGGTTTCAACGtgtttctttaacaaaaataatttttatttttttttgttaaaaattattttattttatgtttttaaatcattttgatgtgttaattttaaaaataatttaaaaaaataaaaaaaatattattttaaaacaaatttaagtgaaaaatatttgaacCGCAATCGTTATTATAATTCCAAACAACTGTTCATATACATCACTGCAACCATATAAATGGAGCTATCGGtatatatttgataatgtagtgtataaaaaaatttttaaaattttttttttatataatcttgtatattaaaaccatttaaaaacattaaaaaaattaaatttaatattttttcaaatcaaacatactttaacacaattttaaataaaaaacaagcgGTGCTTTTGACAAAAAGATACTATATTCTATTTAAATTGAGAGCATCCTCAAAGTAATTATACTTTTCAAGAGAGATTTGCAGACTGATTCTAAATTAAGtataaattgaattgattcccAAGAACAcctgtttttttagaatttataatcAACTGCTTTCATAAATCCTATTATTAAACAAATCCCAAAACCTCTGAAAATTACCGTTTGCACCACTAAAACCTTCTAGAATGTTAGTTTTAGCATTTACTTTAGAGATAACAATAGATATCAtcctaaattaaatcaatttgaattaacgagttttttttataattatttttaattgatgtatAATAgatattgaataaatattattaaatctaaactGAACtacatttattataatatatatagtcCAATATTATCATAATAAGTATAAACATgtacaatatttataattttgtcatTTAATAGATGTATAAATACCTCAAATATAtaatgctattttattttatattgaataataaataatattcaaataataagcACCCAAATAAATATCTAAGATCTTATGAATAAGacataaatatctaaaaaaattattgataaataagaaataaatattatataaactcATACCATGAAAATTCCTTAGGTGACTAGtattaatctatttaaatattgttgCTTTGATgcaaagtaaatttttttaaaaatttatttaaaaatacattaatatatatatatatatatatataaaacattgatCTGGTCACGAATGAATCTGCTTTTgcttttgaactttttttgaTTCTGAACGATCAAGGCAGGCACCAGAACGCCCCTGACCCTGAGACTGGTATGAGATCTCAATCATTCTTCTCTCCATTGCCATCTTAAACTCAAACCCCAAGAGTGTCTGCAAAATCCATGGCAGATGCTCATGTAATACACTTCCAAACAGAACACCAACCTCCACCCCACACCCCTcttcttgatgatgatgatactaataataaaaatagtaacaGTAAATCAACTCCTAATCACAATCCACAACAACAAAACCAAGGGATTAGTTTTCCAAACCAAAACATCAATCAAGCACTAGAAAAGCTTGAAGCATATCTATCATTTCTGGGATTCAATCAATCTTCTCTTAAGAGTTTTCTGCTTTCATGGGCTGCTTTTTTGCTGGTTGGTGTCTTGCTTCCGGTAGCACTACTGGAGCTGTCCCAATGTTCAGGGTGCGACAAGTACCAGATTAAGGATTTCGAGCTTGATATTGTGGCATCACAGGCCTGTCTTGCTGCTGTTTCTTTGATTTGCTTATCGCATAATTTACGCAAGTATGGTATTAGAAAGTTTCTCTTTGTTGATCGTTTTGGTGGCCATATATCTCGCTTTTCCCTTCTCTACATTCGACAGATTAAGGTAATTAGCTCTCTTAACTagcttaaattatatattactcGCTCAACTCTGTTTGTGGATTCATCTTCATGTTGTGTTAACTGCTTGTAGGCTTTGCTACAATTCTGGCAATTTTGAATTCGTAGTTCTTTTGCGTTTTAACATAGCATGATTGCAATCCGGCATAATTAGCAATCAGGCATGAATCGTGGTTGGTTTATGTTGTTGCTTCGCCAACTCAAGTTTTATcagaagtttaaaagattacaGATTTTCTCATTTGCCCATAATTTGCTCGCCTGCGTACCAAAAAGCAATGTTTTCCTAATTTCTTGCCCCAGATAAAAGATTATTCTTTCCATCAAGATGAAGaatgaaaatcataaatcattgaaTGACTTTTGATTTAgatgtgtttggaagtgtgttgttattgtttaaagtatttttttatttagaaatgtattaaaataattttttttattttgtaaaaattatttttaatattagtacattaaaataatttaaaaatataaaaaaaaattaaaatttttaaaaaatatgatgacaACCGAATTTTCAAACACAGCTTTAAACATGTAACGAATGAGGCCCTCTGGTTCTCATATTACATTGTAATCCCAACTCTTGAAAATCTGGTTCCTTTACAATTTCTCGTTCATTTTTTGAGAATGCACCTGCAATTGAGTTCTCATAAATCATGCTATTAGCTTTACACATTCTCACCAACATAAGTTATAGGTTGTTGACATATCATCCCTTTGGCTCTTCGATGAGATATTTCAGTCACAAGTACAATGAAGACATGGTTTGGATAATTTCTTTCACAGGATTCTTTACGCTTGCTGATCCTCTGGTCGCTGCCATGTTTCATCCTGAAAGTTGCGCGTGAAGCCATCCGCGTCTCGTATGTACGTCATGAATCATGGTTGATGTCTACTGCTGTTTTAATTGGTCTGATTATATCCTGGAGTTATGTGAGTACAATATCTTTATCAGCCAGCATTTTGTTTCATCTAATCTGCAATTTGCAAGTAATTCACTTTGAAGACTATGCAAAGCTGCTGGAAAGGGATTGTgatgttttggtttttatagAGGAGCACACCCGTCTGCGTTATCATCTCTCTAAGATAAGTCATAGGTTCCGAATCTTTCTTATTCTCCAGTTCTGTGTTGTTACAGCTAGTCAATTTGTGACTCTATTCCGAATCACAGGCTATCGTGGAATTATTACTGGTATAAATGGCGGTGATTTTGCGGTAAGTGCTTCACCACCTGCTCCTCTGTAAAATGTCTGCATAAACTTCATCTGATTCTTTAAGGTCCCATCCTTAAGGGCTTGCATTCCTAGGGTTTAGATGGGTTCCACGTCTATTTTGACATATTTAATCAGAAGAAGTTTTTTAACTCGCACACTTCCTTTAGAAAAATTTCGCGCTGCATGCATTATGGCCCTGATTGTCATTGACATTTTCCCCAAGTTTTCAGGTTTCCTCGACTGTCCAGGTTGTTGGGATAATCCTTTGCTTGCATGCTGCTACAAAAATATCCCATAGAGCCCTGGGTATTGCATCCATAGCAAGTAGATGGCATGCGTTAGCAACATGTGGTCAAAATGATACATCTCAACTGAGAGTTTCAAACAGTACGGGGAACTTAGAAGCTGCGAATCTACAAAACTCAGCACGGATAAATTATTCTGAAAGCGATTTAGAGTCATTTGATTATATTGCAATGCCTACAAATATGCAGTTGGCATCCTACATGACCTCATATCACAAAAGGCAAGCCTTTGGTACGAAATCTTATCTTGAAACTTTCTCACTTGAACAGCagagattatttttgttttaatgagaTATTGCCACATTTTCTACACTTAATTGTTTGAGCATGTTTGCAAGATCCACGATTACTTC is a window encoding:
- the LOC7494783 gene encoding uncharacterized protein LOC7494783 isoform X2; this encodes MADAHVIHFQTEHQPPPHTPLLDDDDTNNKNSNSKSTPNHNPQQQNQGISFPNQNINQALEKLEAYLSFLGFNQSSLKSFLLSWAAFLLVGVLLPVALLELSQCSGCDKYQIKDFELDIVASQACLAAVSLICLSHNLRKYGIRKFLFVDRFGGHISRFSLLYIRQIKDSLRLLILWSLPCFILKVAREAIRVSYVRHESWLMSTAVLIGLIISWSYVSTISLSASILFHLICNLQVIHFEDYAKLLERDCDVLVFIEEHTRLRYHLSKISHRFRIFLILQFCVVTASQFVTLFRITGYRGIITGINGGDFAVSSTVQVVGIILCLHAATKISHRALGIASIASRWHALATCGQNDTSQLRVSNSTGNLEAANLQNSARINYSESDLESFDYIAMPTNMQLASYMTSYHKSAIFAEQSWGNNYFWLDCRSRTY
- the LOC7494783 gene encoding uncharacterized protein LOC7494783 isoform X1, whose amino-acid sequence is MADAHVIHFQTEHQPPPHTPLLDDDDTNNKNSNSKSTPNHNPQQQNQGISFPNQNINQALEKLEAYLSFLGFNQSSLKSFLLSWAAFLLVGVLLPVALLELSQCSGCDKYQIKDFELDIVASQACLAAVSLICLSHNLRKYGIRKFLFVDRFGGHISRFSLLYIRQIKDSLRLLILWSLPCFILKVAREAIRVSYVRHESWLMSTAVLIGLIISWSYVSTISLSASILFHLICNLQVIHFEDYAKLLERDCDVLVFIEEHTRLRYHLSKISHRFRIFLILQFCVVTASQFVTLFRITGYRGIITGINGGDFAVSSTVQVVGIILCLHAATKISHRALGIASIASRWHALATCGQNDTSQLRVSNSTGNLEAANLQNSARINYSESDLESFDYIAMPTNMQLASYMTSYHKRQAFVLYLQNNPGGITIFGWTVDRGLINTIFFIELSLITFVLGKTIVFSS